Proteins from a single region of Campylobacter sputorum:
- a CDS encoding sodium-dependent transporter, whose protein sequence is MNEKFSRIGFILAVAGSAVGLGNAWKFPTLVGQNGGSAFVCLYLLLTLCVGFVIFLAELSIGKLSGKDPVNAYKALGGEKSSWKFVGFSMLGAILIVSFYSIIIGWTVYYVYLSFFSLPSDIQSSKIVFDNLLTNSLFSQFISFSIVFVCIFIVVSRGVKNGIEKLNVWMMPALFIILVLMLIYSFTMNGFMDAFKFLFLPDFSKLGVSAVLQALGLAFFSLSIGAGSVITYSASLNDNTNFISSTLYIIFINILIGLMMGLVVFTFIFEFNANVSQGPGLIFISLTTLFAKLGIIGNILAIMFFIALFFAGLTSAVSMVEPFAFYLINTYKMQRKNALILIGFIVYLLSSMCILSYYTVTSDKFSFFDMSFFDILDYLASNIIMPLGGFFAAIFVGYVIKRDIIKKFFGKYLKDVYFEIWYFFLKFVSPFAVIVIMAYELFFKKMIG, encoded by the coding sequence ATGAATGAGAAATTTAGTCGCATAGGGTTTATTTTAGCTGTTGCAGGAAGTGCTGTAGGTCTTGGAAATGCTTGGAAATTTCCAACTTTGGTAGGGCAAAATGGTGGAAGTGCATTTGTTTGCCTGTATCTTTTGCTTACACTTTGCGTTGGATTTGTTATATTTTTAGCAGAGCTTAGCATTGGAAAATTAAGCGGAAAAGATCCAGTAAATGCATACAAGGCTTTAGGCGGTGAAAAAAGTTCTTGGAAATTTGTTGGCTTTAGTATGCTTGGTGCTATTTTGATAGTTAGTTTTTATAGTATTATTATCGGCTGGACTGTTTATTATGTGTATTTGAGTTTTTTTTCACTTCCAAGCGATATACAAAGTAGCAAAATTGTTTTTGACAATTTACTTACAAATAGCTTATTTTCTCAATTCATTAGTTTTAGTATAGTTTTTGTTTGTATTTTTATAGTTGTTTCAAGAGGTGTAAAAAACGGCATAGAAAAATTAAATGTTTGGATGATGCCAGCACTTTTTATCATACTTGTCTTAATGCTAATATACTCATTTACAATGAATGGGTTTATGGATGCTTTTAAATTTCTGTTTTTACCAGATTTTAGCAAACTTGGTGTAAGTGCTGTTTTGCAAGCCTTAGGCTTAGCATTTTTTAGCCTTTCTATAGGTGCAGGTTCTGTTATAACATATAGTGCAAGTTTAAACGATAATACAAATTTCATCTCTAGCACTTTATACATTATATTTATAAATATTTTAATCGGTCTTATGATGGGACTTGTTGTATTTACTTTTATTTTTGAGTTTAATGCCAATGTTTCACAAGGTCCAGGACTTATATTTATCTCCTTAACAACGCTTTTTGCAAAACTTGGGATAATTGGAAATATTTTAGCGATAATGTTTTTTATAGCACTGTTTTTCGCTGGATTAACAAGTGCTGTTTCTATGGTAGAACCATTTGCTTTTTATCTTATTAATACTTATAAAATGCAAAGAAAAAATGCACTGATTTTAATAGGTTTTATAGTTTATTTGCTTTCTAGCATGTGTATTTTGTCTTATTATACTGTTACGAGTGATAAATTTAGCTTTTTTGATATGAGTTTTTTTGATATTTTGGATTATTTAGCATCTAATATAATAATGCCTCTTGGTGGATTTTTCGCTGCGATTTTTGTAGGTTATGTTATCAAAAGAGATATAATAAAGAAATTTTTTGGAAAATACTTAAAAGATGTGTATTTTGAAATTTGGTATTTCTTTTTAAAATTTGTTTCGCCTTTTGCTGTTATTGTGATAATGGCTTATGAGCTGTTTTTCAAAAAAATGATAGGATAA
- a CDS encoding sodium-dependent transporter: MNDKFTRLGFILSVAGGAVGLGNAWKFPTLVGQNGGFAFVLLYLVLTLSIGFSIFLAEMAMGRLSGKDPVNSYKNLAPSHLKNWKYSGFTMLGGIFVLSFYLVIMGWVIRYIFISFSALPQDIETSSKLFGNFITNDLSGNLFFYFLAFFSTLAVVSKGIKSGIEKLNIYIMPTLFILLLALLVYSFSMEGFSKAFVFLFKPDFSKITFDSVLTALGLAFFTLCVGIGCITTYAASLEDDTNLVKSSISIVFINILIGLMMGLIVFTFVFEFNADPSTQGTGLVFVSLMTLFAKIGIIGNILAVTFFVSLYFAGITSAVSMIEPFVFYLINEYKISRLKALSFCGVLIIFLSTLCILSMHSSFGAKFTFFDKSFFDILDFISSNLMLPLGAFLTAIFVGYVMDKNKIYNLYKKNMSGFWFKIWYNFLRYVAPVCVVIIVVKQIFFS, encoded by the coding sequence ATGAATGATAAATTTACTCGTTTAGGTTTTATACTATCAGTTGCGGGTGGTGCTGTAGGTCTTGGAAATGCTTGGAAATTTCCAACTTTGGTTGGACAAAATGGTGGTTTTGCCTTTGTATTATTATATCTTGTGCTTACTTTAAGTATAGGTTTTAGTATATTTTTAGCAGAAATGGCTATGGGAAGACTTAGCGGAAAAGATCCAGTAAATTCGTATAAAAATTTAGCTCCGTCGCATTTAAAAAATTGGAAATACTCTGGTTTTACAATGCTTGGTGGAATTTTTGTTTTGTCATTTTATCTTGTGATAATGGGATGGGTCATAAGATACATTTTTATATCTTTTAGTGCCCTACCCCAAGATATAGAGACATCTAGCAAACTTTTTGGCAATTTTATAACAAACGATTTGAGTGGAAATTTATTTTTTTATTTTTTAGCTTTTTTTAGCACTTTAGCAGTAGTTTCAAAAGGTATAAAAAGTGGGATAGAAAAGCTAAATATTTATATAATGCCAACTCTTTTTATACTGCTTTTAGCATTGCTTGTTTACTCATTTAGTATGGAAGGTTTTAGCAAAGCTTTTGTTTTTCTTTTTAAACCAGATTTTTCTAAAATAACTTTTGATTCCGTTTTAACAGCTCTTGGACTTGCATTTTTTACACTTTGTGTTGGCATTGGATGTATTACAACTTACGCAGCTTCATTAGAAGATGATACAAATTTGGTAAAAAGTTCCATTAGTATAGTTTTTATAAATATTTTAATAGGGTTAATGATGGGACTTATAGTTTTTACATTTGTTTTTGAATTTAACGCAGATCCATCTACTCAAGGTACGGGACTTGTTTTTGTTAGCCTGATGACACTTTTTGCGAAAATTGGTATAATTGGAAATATCTTAGCGGTAACTTTTTTCGTGTCATTGTATTTTGCAGGAATCACAAGTGCAGTTTCTATGATAGAGCCTTTTGTATTCTATCTAATAAACGAATATAAAATTTCTCGCCTTAAAGCTTTGAGTTTTTGCGGTGTTTTGATTATATTTTTAAGTACTTTGTGTATTTTATCTATGCACTCTTCTTTTGGTGCTAAATTTACATTTTTTGATAAAAGTTTCTTTGATATTTTAGATTTTATTAGTTCAAATTTAATGCTACCTTTGGGTGCGTTTTTAACTGCAATTTTTGTTGGATATGTAATGGATAAAAATAAAATTTATAATTTATATAAAAAAAATATGAGTGGATTTTGGTTTAAAATTTGGTATAACTTTTTAAGATATGTTGCACCAGTTTGCGTTGTTATTATAGTTGTAAAACAGATATTTTTTAGCTAA
- a CDS encoding UDP-N-acetylmuramate dehydrogenase, protein MKKIIDFSKFSSVRIGSICEVEIVDEKSKFSGIMIGGANNILVSPNPPKLGILDNKFDFIKFENGILRIGAKTKSAKIYNFTKKHNIKGFEFLAGIPGTLGGLLIMNAGLCGYNISDNLINLKTNLGVFYKDDIKFEYRKSDIKGIIFEANFNAINGFDNEICTNIALKRSNQPKGYSFGSCFKNPPNDSAGRLIELAGLKGYRYGNCGFSEKHANFLINYGGGSYEEAIHLINLAKKLTYEKFGVLLQTEVVVV, encoded by the coding sequence TTGAAAAAAATAATTGACTTTTCTAAATTTAGCTCTGTGCGTATAGGCTCTATTTGCGAAGTTGAGATAGTAGATGAAAAATCTAAATTTAGTGGCATTATGATAGGCGGTGCAAATAATATTTTAGTATCGCCAAATCCACCAAAACTCGGAATTTTAGATAATAAATTTGATTTTATTAAATTTGAAAACGGTATTTTAAGGATTGGAGCAAAAACCAAAAGTGCTAAAATTTACAATTTTACAAAAAAACATAACATTAAAGGTTTTGAGTTTTTAGCTGGAATCCCTGGAACTCTTGGCGGACTTCTTATAATGAATGCAGGACTTTGTGGATATAATATATCCGATAATCTAATAAATTTAAAAACAAATTTAGGTGTTTTTTACAAAGACGATATAAAATTTGAATATAGAAAAAGCGATATCAAAGGTATCATTTTTGAAGCAAATTTTAATGCAATTAATGGCTTTGATAACGAAATTTGCACAAATATAGCATTAAAAAGGTCAAATCAACCAAAGGGATATAGTTTTGGAAGTTGTTTTAAAAACCCTCCAAATGATAGTGCGGGAAGACTAATAGAACTTGCTGGATTGAAAGGCTACAGATACGGAAATTGCGGCTTTAGCGAAAAACACGCAAATTTTTTAATCAACTATGGTGGTGGATCTTATGAAGAAGCAATACACCTTATCAATCTCGCAAAAAAGCTAACTTACGAAAAATTTGGTGTTTTACTTCAAACAGAAGTTGTTGTTGTTTAG
- the fliQ gene encoding flagellar biosynthesis protein FliQ — protein sequence MESTLIKLGIETFKIALYLSLPMLLAGLIAGLAISIFQATTQINEMTLSFVPKIILVVIVIVFTMPWMMNMMIDFTTNMFNFIPKFIF from the coding sequence ATGGAATCAACACTCATAAAACTTGGCATAGAAACATTTAAAATAGCTTTATATCTATCACTTCCTATGCTTTTAGCCGGTCTTATAGCTGGTCTTGCCATAAGTATTTTTCAAGCAACCACGCAAATAAACGAAATGACGCTAAGTTTTGTACCAAAAATAATTTTAGTTGTTATTGTTATCGTATTTACAATGCCTTGGATGATGAATATGATGATAGACTTTACGACAAATATGTTTAACTTCATACCTAAGTTTATATTTTGA
- a CDS encoding major outer membrane protein, which yields MKLTKLSLAVMVALGTFSVTASAIPLEDAIKDVDVSGYLRYRYTHDDDESEKNESKGEHGFKGVVNFKAALDDNFFTVVGLQYDSRDPSGEKGANNWNFDGKASSTGEDYDDFKLRQALLGYTIGNTTIMAGRQEVGAFFTDDMVGDGIKVLNQDIEGLTLAAIAFDNLDNDSDIGSLELKTNEHNLYGVAAIGSYDPLSFQLWYASLIDVADLFAADLAFNFDLDPVMLGVKAQYAFSSVDGDLEELTNNLADDAQFYAAELTAEVAGFDLSAGYINFEADSKDKAGVISYEDQGSFISPGEELLDYTLFEGENWFWFAGAGYTFFDKLRIGGEYIDGENKTNAGTQDQSEWVARIDYAHTKNLKFKTWYSQVNYDGAGKDHDDNRFRFEAKYSF from the coding sequence ATGAAATTAACTAAACTTAGTTTAGCGGTTATGGTTGCACTAGGTACATTTTCTGTGACAGCTTCGGCTATTCCACTAGAAGATGCTATAAAAGATGTTGATGTTAGCGGATATTTAAGATATCGTTATACACATGATGATGACGAATCTGAAAAAAATGAGTCAAAAGGTGAACATGGATTTAAAGGCGTAGTAAATTTTAAAGCTGCTTTAGATGATAACTTCTTTACAGTAGTTGGTTTACAATACGATTCAAGAGATCCATCTGGAGAGAAAGGTGCTAATAACTGGAATTTTGATGGAAAAGCAAGCAGCACTGGTGAAGATTACGATGATTTTAAACTTAGACAAGCATTGTTAGGATATACAATAGGCAATACAACTATCATGGCTGGTCGTCAAGAAGTTGGTGCATTTTTCACTGATGATATGGTAGGTGATGGTATCAAAGTTCTTAACCAAGATATAGAAGGTTTAACTCTAGCTGCTATAGCATTTGATAACCTAGATAACGATAGTGATATTGGTTCTTTAGAATTGAAAACCAATGAACACAATCTATATGGTGTAGCTGCTATAGGTTCTTATGATCCACTATCTTTCCAACTATGGTATGCATCACTTATAGATGTAGCTGATCTTTTTGCAGCTGATTTAGCATTTAACTTCGATTTAGATCCAGTAATGCTTGGTGTAAAAGCACAATACGCTTTCTCATCAGTTGATGGTGATTTAGAAGAATTAACTAATAATTTAGCAGATGATGCACAGTTTTATGCAGCTGAGTTAACTGCTGAAGTAGCTGGTTTTGATTTAAGTGCTGGATATATAAACTTCGAAGCTGATTCAAAAGATAAAGCTGGCGTAATCTCTTATGAGGATCAAGGATCATTTATTAGCCCAGGTGAAGAACTACTTGATTATACATTATTTGAAGGTGAAAATTGGTTCTGGTTTGCTGGTGCTGGATATACATTCTTTGATAAGTTAAGAATAGGTGGAGAGTATATAGACGGTGAAAACAAAACAAATGCAGGTACTCAAGATCAAAGCGAATGGGTTGCTAGAATAGACTATGCACACACTAAAAATCTTAAATTTAAAACATGGTATTCTCAAGTTAATTATGATGGAGCCGGTAAAGATCACGATGATAATAGATTTAGATTTGAGGCTAAATACTCATTCTAA
- a CDS encoding menaquinone biosynthesis family protein — MKKNISVAHSPDADDIFMYMAIKFGWVTSKTLNFKNTALDIETLNVESIKGTYDVTAISFGLYPKIADDYAMLRCAVSFGDGYGPKLIKKKGVSLKKNFKVALSGENTSNALIFRIAYPQAKIIYKNFLDIENAVLNGEVDAGVLIHESILEFDSSLCVERELWDIWNELSGGNLPFPLGCMALRRSMPLVDAIECEKTLTKAVKVAHDNAKTLSSMLMERNMIRVDEIKLEKYLGLYANAESISMNELQLKAANKLFELGFRANFFHKLIDINDYLIPTDYENIRNS, encoded by the coding sequence TTGAAAAAAAACATAAGTGTAGCACACTCTCCAGATGCTGATGATATTTTTATGTATATGGCGATCAAATTTGGCTGGGTTACTAGCAAAACGCTTAACTTTAAAAATACAGCTCTTGATATAGAAACATTAAATGTTGAATCTATCAAAGGAACATATGATGTGACAGCCATTAGTTTTGGTTTGTATCCAAAAATAGCTGATGATTATGCAATGTTAAGATGTGCTGTAAGTTTTGGAGATGGATATGGACCAAAACTTATAAAGAAAAAAGGCGTTAGCTTAAAGAAAAACTTCAAGGTTGCATTAAGCGGAGAAAACACAAGCAATGCACTTATTTTTCGCATAGCATACCCGCAAGCAAAAATTATTTATAAGAATTTTTTAGATATAGAAAATGCAGTTTTAAATGGCGAAGTTGATGCTGGAGTTTTGATACATGAAAGTATTTTAGAATTTGATAGCTCACTTTGTGTTGAAAGAGAACTTTGGGATATTTGGAATGAATTAAGTGGTGGAAATTTGCCTTTTCCTTTAGGCTGTATGGCATTAAGGCGAAGTATGCCACTAGTTGATGCTATAGAGTGCGAAAAAACACTTACAAAAGCTGTAAAAGTGGCCCACGATAATGCAAAAACATTATCATCTATGTTAATGGAAAGAAATATGATAAGAGTTGATGAGATAAAACTCGAAAAATATCTTGGTCTTTATGCAAATGCCGAGTCTATTAGTATGAATGAACTTCAACTAAAAGCAGCAAATAAGCTTTTTGAACTTGGTTTTAGGGCTAATTTTTTCCATAAGCTAATAGATATAAATGATTATTTAATACCAACAGATTATGAAAATATTAGGAACTCGTAA
- a CDS encoding sodium-dependent transporter: MNEKFSRIGFILAVAGSAVGLGNAWKFPTLVGQNGGSAFILLYLILTLSVSFVIFLAEIAIGRLSESDAVNAFRKLAPNNKEKWKFAGFFMIGALLIYSFYSVVMGWILKYTVTSVVYLPKSMEESGAAFNALLSNDFFVSFICFTICSLVSFYIVSKGVKNGIEKLNVWMMPALFILLLLMVAYSLSYDGFLKSLSFLLVPDFSALNKDSVLSALGLAFFTLSLGVTTIITYAASLPEKTNILTSSLSIVFINILIGIMMGLVVFTFIFEFNADPSQQGPGLIFISLTVLFAKLGIIGNILAFAFFLSLLFAAITSAISMIEPSIYYLVNSHNMTRKNAIIAIFIFTYILGVFCILGYYSKTADVFSLFGKSFFDILDYLTSNIMMPLSGIVTSIFVGFVMKKGPIEILLKPYMGEKLFNIWYVLLRFVAPFAVLVIMINQVFFS, translated from the coding sequence ATGAATGAGAAATTTAGTCGCATAGGGTTTATTTTAGCTGTTGCAGGAAGTGCTGTAGGTCTTGGAAATGCTTGGAAATTTCCAACTTTGGTTGGACAAAACGGCGGAAGTGCATTTATACTTTTGTACCTTATTTTGACACTTAGTGTAAGTTTTGTGATATTTTTAGCAGAAATTGCAATAGGTAGATTATCAGAAAGCGATGCAGTAAATGCTTTTAGAAAATTAGCTCCAAATAATAAGGAAAAATGGAAATTTGCTGGATTTTTTATGATAGGGGCTTTGCTTATTTACTCTTTTTATTCAGTTGTTATGGGCTGGATTTTAAAGTATACGGTTACTAGCGTAGTTTATTTGCCAAAAAGTATGGAAGAAAGTGGAGCAGCATTTAATGCTTTGCTTAGTAATGATTTTTTTGTATCTTTTATATGTTTTACAATTTGCTCGTTGGTTTCATTTTATATAGTTTCAAAAGGTGTAAAAAATGGCATAGAAAAATTAAATGTCTGGATGATGCCAGCACTTTTTATATTACTTTTGCTTATGGTTGCTTATTCTCTTAGTTATGATGGATTTTTGAAGAGCTTGTCATTTTTGTTGGTTCCGGATTTTTCGGCTTTAAATAAAGATAGTGTTTTATCTGCACTTGGACTTGCATTTTTTACACTTTCTCTTGGTGTAACAACGATAATAACATACGCTGCAAGTTTGCCAGAAAAAACAAATATATTAACATCAAGTTTGAGTATAGTTTTTATAAATATTTTAATCGGTATAATGATGGGACTTGTTGTTTTTACATTTATATTTGAGTTTAATGCAGATCCATCGCAACAAGGTCCTGGACTTATTTTCATCTCTTTGACCGTGCTTTTTGCAAAACTTGGAATAATTGGAAATATTTTAGCTTTTGCATTTTTCCTTTCTTTGCTTTTTGCTGCTATAACTTCTGCTATATCGATGATAGAGCCAAGCATATATTATCTTGTAAATTCTCACAATATGACGCGTAAAAATGCAATTATTGCTATTTTTATATTTACATATATTTTAGGTGTTTTTTGTATTTTAGGGTATTATAGTAAAACGGCTGATGTTTTTAGCTTATTTGGAAAGAGTTTTTTTGATATATTAGATTATTTAACATCAAATATCATGATGCCATTAAGTGGTATAGTAACTTCTATATTTGTTGGCTTTGTAATGAAAAAAGGTCCAATTGAGATTTTGTTAAAACCTTATATGGGAGAAAAACTTTTTAATATTTGGTATGTTTTGCTTAGATTTGTTGCACCTTTTGCAGTGCTTGTTATCATGATAAATCAAGTGTTTTTTTCTTAG